Proteins co-encoded in one Bacillus infantis NRRL B-14911 genomic window:
- a CDS encoding response regulator transcription factor → MERETKILVVDDEVRIRRLLKMYLERENYVIEEAGDGSEALEKAFETDYDVILLDLMMPGKDGIEVCRELRERKATPVIMLTAKGEEVNRVQGFEAGTDDYIVKPFSPREVVLRVKALLRRSSTTSYLQTETAAKDVIVFRHLTIDNDAHRVIADGKEVSLTPKEYELLYFLAKSPDKVFDREQLLKEVWQYEFFGDLRTVDTHVKRLREKLNKVSEQAARMIVTVWGVGYKFEVVNE, encoded by the coding sequence ATGGAAAGAGAAACCAAAATCCTGGTAGTGGACGATGAGGTAAGAATCAGGCGGCTTTTAAAGATGTACCTGGAGAGGGAGAACTATGTGATTGAAGAAGCCGGTGACGGCAGCGAGGCTCTGGAGAAGGCTTTTGAAACTGATTATGATGTTATCCTGCTGGACTTGATGATGCCGGGCAAGGATGGGATCGAAGTATGCCGTGAGCTCAGGGAAAGAAAGGCGACGCCTGTCATCATGCTGACAGCGAAGGGCGAGGAAGTGAACCGGGTCCAGGGCTTTGAAGCAGGGACAGATGATTATATCGTCAAGCCGTTCAGCCCGCGGGAGGTTGTCCTCCGGGTAAAGGCACTTCTGCGCCGGTCCAGCACGACGAGCTACCTGCAGACTGAAACTGCTGCAAAAGATGTAATCGTATTCCGGCATTTAACCATCGATAATGATGCCCACCGGGTAATTGCAGACGGTAAAGAGGTCAGCCTGACTCCCAAGGAATATGAGCTCCTGTATTTCCTTGCAAAATCTCCAGATAAGGTTTTCGACCGCGAGCAGCTGCTTAAGGAAGTCTGGCAGTATGAATTTTTCGGAGATTTAAGGACAGTTGACACACATGTGAAAAGGCTGAGGGAAAAGCTGAATAAAGTATCTGAGCAGGCAGCGCGGATGATCGTTACGGTCTGGGGCGTCGGCTACAAATTCGAGGTTGTTAATGAATGA